A section of the Macaca thibetana thibetana isolate TM-01 chromosome 10, ASM2454274v1, whole genome shotgun sequence genome encodes:
- the HSCB gene encoding iron-sulfur cluster co-chaperone protein HscB isoform X2: MWRGRVGALLRVWGFWPTGVPRRRLLSCDAASQAGSNSPHCWNCGGPWGPGREDRFFCPQCRALQAPDPTRDYFSLMDCNRSFRVDTAKLQHRYQQLQRLVHPDFFSQRSQTEKDFSEKHSTLVNDAYKTLLAPLSRGLYLLKLHGIEIPERTDYEMDRQFLMEIMEINEKLAEAESEAAMKEIESIVKAKQKEFTDNVSSAFEQDDFEEAKEILTKMRYFSNIEEKIKLKKIPL; encoded by the exons ATGTGGCGGGGGAGAGTCGGGGCTTTGCTCCGGGTGTGGGGGTTTTGGCCGACAGGGGTTCCCAGAAGGAGACTGCTAAGCTGCGATGCTGCGTCGCAGGCGGGAAGCAATTCTCCCCACTGTTGGAACTGCGGCGGCCCATGGGGCCCCGGGCGGGAGGACAGGTTCTTCTGCCCACAGTGCAGAGCGCTGCAGGCACCTGACCCCACTCGAGACTACTTCAGCCTTATGGACTG CAACCGTTCCTTCAGAGTTGATACTGCAAAGCTCCAGCACAGGTACCAGCAACTGCAGCGTCTTGTCCACCCAGATTTCTTCAGCCAGAGGTCTCAG ACTGAAAAGGACTTCTCAGAGAAGCATTCGACCCTGGTGAATGACGCCTATAAGACCCTCCTCGCCCCCCTGAGCAGAGGACTGTACCTT CTAAAGCTCCATGGAATAGAGATTCCTGAAAGGACAGATTATGAAATGGACAGGCAATTTCTCATGGAAATAATGGAAATCAATGAAAAACTTGCAGAAGCTGAAAGTGAAGCTGCCATGAAAGAGATTGAATCCATTGTCAAAG ctaaaCAGAAAGAATTTACTGACAATGTGAGCAGTGCTTTTGAACAAG ATGACTTTGAAGAAGCCAAGGAAATTTTGACAAAGATGAGATACTTTtcaaatatagaagaaaagatcAAGTTGAAGAAGATTCCCCTTTAA
- the HSCB gene encoding iron-sulfur cluster co-chaperone protein HscB isoform X1 codes for MWRGRVGALLRVWGFWPTGVPRRRLLSCDAASQAGSNSPHCWNCGGPWGPGREDRFFCPQCRALQAPDPTRDYFSLMDCNRSFRVDTAKLQHRYQQLQRLVHPDFFSQRSQTEKDFSEKHSTLVNDAYKTLLAPLSRGLYLLKLHGIEIPERTDYEMDRQFLMEIMEINEKLAEAESEAAMKEIESIVKAKQKEFTDNVSSAFEQETGSCLVIQAGLQFLGSSHPPASASQSAGIADDFEEAKEILTKMRYFSNIEEKIKLKKIPL; via the exons ATGTGGCGGGGGAGAGTCGGGGCTTTGCTCCGGGTGTGGGGGTTTTGGCCGACAGGGGTTCCCAGAAGGAGACTGCTAAGCTGCGATGCTGCGTCGCAGGCGGGAAGCAATTCTCCCCACTGTTGGAACTGCGGCGGCCCATGGGGCCCCGGGCGGGAGGACAGGTTCTTCTGCCCACAGTGCAGAGCGCTGCAGGCACCTGACCCCACTCGAGACTACTTCAGCCTTATGGACTG CAACCGTTCCTTCAGAGTTGATACTGCAAAGCTCCAGCACAGGTACCAGCAACTGCAGCGTCTTGTCCACCCAGATTTCTTCAGCCAGAGGTCTCAG ACTGAAAAGGACTTCTCAGAGAAGCATTCGACCCTGGTGAATGACGCCTATAAGACCCTCCTCGCCCCCCTGAGCAGAGGACTGTACCTT CTAAAGCTCCATGGAATAGAGATTCCTGAAAGGACAGATTATGAAATGGACAGGCAATTTCTCATGGAAATAATGGAAATCAATGAAAAACTTGCAGAAGCTGAAAGTGAAGCTGCCATGAAAGAGATTGAATCCATTGTCAAAG ctaaaCAGAAAGAATTTACTGACAATGTGAGCAGTGCTTTTGAACAAG agacagggtcttgccttgttatccaggctggtcttcaattcctgggctcaagccatcctcctgcctcagcctcccaaagtgctgggatagcag ATGACTTTGAAGAAGCCAAGGAAATTTTGACAAAGATGAGATACTTTtcaaatatagaagaaaagatcAAGTTGAAGAAGATTCCCCTTTAA
- the CCDC117 gene encoding coiled-coil domain-containing protein 117: MATLGRPFGGLPLSGSSDFLQPPPPPAFPGRAFPPGADGADLAPRSGPRAVPSSPAGSAARGRVSVHCKKKHKREEEDDDCPVRKKRITEAELCAGPNDWILCAHQDVEGHGVNPCISGLSVPGILDVICEEMDQTTGEPQCEVARRKLQEIEDRIIDEDEEVEADRNVNHLPSLVLSDTMKTGLKREFDEVFTKKMIESMSRPSMELVLWKPLPELLSDKPKPSSNTKNYTGESQAKHAAAGTAFPQRTELFLEPRQPGMSLYNSLETATSTEEEMEL, from the exons ATGGCTACGCTCGGCCGGCCCTTCGGCGGCCTCCCTCTGAGCGGCAGCTCGGACTTcctgcagccgccgccgccgccggcctTCCCTGGCCGGGCCTTCCCGCCAGGGGCTGACGGCGCCGACTTGGCCCCGCGGTCGGGACCCCGCGCAGTCCCTAGCAGCCCCGCCGGGAGTGCGGCGCGCGGACG TGTTTCTGTTCActgtaaaaagaaacacaagcgagaggaggaggatgatga ttgtccagtaagaaagaaaaggataactGAAGCAGAGCTCTGTGCTGGTCCTAATGACTGGATTCTTTGTGCACATCAGGATGTAGAGGGGCATGGAGTAAATCCCTGCATTAGTGGCCTTTCCGTACCTGGGATATTAGATGTTATTTGTGAAGAAATGGATCAGACAACTGGAGAACCACAGTGTGAAGTTGCCCGAAGGAAGCTTCAAGAGATTGAGGACAG GATAattgatgaagatgaagaagttGAAGCTGACAGAAATGTTAACCATCTCCCCAGTCTTGTCCTTTCTGATACCATGAAAACAGGTTTGAAGAGGGAATTTGATGaagtttttacaaagaaaatgattGAGTCTAT GAGCCGTCCTTCCATGGAGCTTGTTCTCTGGAAACCCCTCCCTGAACTCCTTTCTGATAAGCCAAAGCCATCCTCTAATACTAAGAACTATACAGGAGAGAGCCAAGCTAAGCATGCAGCTGCTGGCACTGCCTTCCCTCAGAGAACTGAACTGTTCTTGGAACCTCGGCAACCAGGGATGTCTCTTTATAATAGTTTGGAGACAGCTACTAGCACAGAAGAAGAGATGGAACTCTAG